The genomic window AATTTGCAAAGGGCGTATATTTATTTAACTAATACCTTTAACTAAAACAAAGTAGTGATAACAAAGTCTATGCAAAATTTGACAATAAAAATGATAATACTAGTGCTTTCATTAGGGCTAGCGGCGTGTTCATCATCAAACAAAACCGACATTGAAAAAGTACCAGACAAGTCAGCACAAGCATTGTTCACCGATGCTAGAACTGCGCTTGATAGTGGCTTATATCAACGAGCTATCCAAATTTTATCAGCAATTGACTCACGCTTTCCATTTGGTCCTATCTCTCATCAAGTGCAATTAGACTTAATTTACGCTTATTATAAGAGTGGTAATTCAGCTCAAGGTATTGCTTTGGCGGATCGTTTCCTGCGTTTAAATCCTGATCATGTCAATCTTGATTATGTTTATTACATGCGAGCGTTAATCAATATTTCAACTGAAGAGAATCTTTTTCAAGAGTTAGCAGGCATTGATCGTTCCGACAGAGATCCAACGGCTGCTCGCGAAGCATTCAAAGACTTTAAAACGATTTTGACTGAGCTACCGCAAAGTAAATATGCCGCTGATGCACGCAAACGTATGATTGGTATAAAGTCACGTTTAGCTAAGTATGAATTGACCGTCGCTCGTTTTTATATGAAACGTGATGCTTGGGCATCAGCAGCAAATCGTGGTAAGTACATTGTTGAATACTTCTCGCCTAGCCAGGAAGTGGAACAAGCCTTAGAGATTATGATTGAGTGTTACGACAAGTTAGACTTAATGGATTTAAAAATTAATGCGAAGCAAGTCTTAGCAGCAAATTATCCAAATAATAAGTTTTTAACTCGTTAAATTTTAACTGTTTGTCAGCATTGAAATAGAAGCTATAAAAATTTTCTTTATCAATGATAACGTTTAAATGATTAAAAAGCCCATTGAGATATAATACTCAATGGGCTTTTTTTATGATGAGATTAACTGATAAAATTAAATAGCGGCTTCATCTTCTTCACCCGTACGGATTCTGATCACCCGCTCAACATCAGTGATAAATATTTTTCCATCACCAATTTTACCGGTTTGCGCTGTTTCTATAATAGCATTAACACAACGCTCAACTTGTTCTGTGGTGACAACAATTTCTAATTTTACTTTCGGTAAGAAATCGACCATATATTCTGCACCACGATAAAGCTCAGTGTGCCCTTTTTGTCGGCCAAAACCTTTAACTTCTGAAACAGTCATACCTGTGATGCCAATTTCACTTAATGCTTCACGCACATCATCCATTTTGAATGGTTTGATAATTGCTTCTATTTTTTTCATTGTTGTTATCCATTAACCGCGAAATATACTTTGAATTGTACACAATTATATCAAATAAACCCAAGCGCTATATTTGTTGTAAGCCATTTAAATTTCAGATAGCAAACAAACTAGTTAATACCGGTTACCTATATATTGAAGTATCACAGGTATACGTTACACTAGGATAATTTAACTTATCGAATAACTATCAAAGGAAGTTGAATGGATCCGCAATTGATCATAAATGAAATGAGAGTTTTACCTCAAATAGATGCCGTGTTTGAGATAAAGCGCCGTATTGAATTTATCAAAAAAACACTTAAGACTGCCGGACTAAAAAATTTAGTGCTAGGCATTAGTGGTGGTGTCGACTCTTCTACCTGTGGACGTCTCGCACAACTTGCCATTGATGAGCTCAATGCTGAAGAAAGAATAGCTAATAATAATTCGACATCACCCTATCAATTTATTGCGGTTCGTTTACCTTATGGCGTGCAAGCAGATGAAGACGATGCCCAGCTCGCTTTGGACTTTATTCAACCGACACATAGTTTAGTAACCAATATTTTGAATGCAGTTAATGGCATTCACATTGAAACGCTTAACGCGCTTAACCAAGCAAATATCTTATCGGCAGACGATGCACAAATCGATTTTTCAAAAGGTAATGCCAAAGCTAGAAGCCGAATGGTAACGCAATATCACATTGCAGGTATTGTTGGCGCACTTGTTTTAGGGACAGATCATTCCGCAGAAAACATCACCGGATTTTTTACTAAATGGGGTGATGGTGCCTGTGATTTAGCGCCTTTATTTGGTTTATCTAAACGCCAAGTACGGTTGTTAGCAGAAAATTTAGGTGCGCCAGACTTATTAATTAATAAAGATCCAACCGCGGATCTTGAAGAATTGGATCCGGGAAAAACTGACGAAGATGCACTAGGTATGAGTTATGAACAGTTAGATGATTTCTTGGAAGGCAAACCAGTAGCAGCAGAGGTGCAAGCACTCATCATTAATATTTATCAAAAAACCCAACATAAGCGACTACCTATTCCAACAATTTACGATTAACTTTTAAGCGTTAAACTTGTAAATTTAACGTTAACAGCTATACCTAGTAATACATCTACTCTAGCCAACGGACGGCTTAATGTTATGTCATACTTATCGTTTAAAATAATGGGTTTCACTCTCATTGAAACCTTAATCACGCTAGCTATATTAATTATTCTTACCGCTATAGCTATTCCTACTTTTGCAGATTTAAGGATAAGAATACGTGTTGATAATGAGATCACAGCCTTACATCGGCTATTATTATTAACAAGAAATCATGCGGTTAATCAGGAACGTTTTGTTACTGT from Colwellia sp. PAMC 20917 includes these protein-coding regions:
- a CDS encoding outer membrane protein assembly factor BamD, which encodes MQNLTIKMIILVLSLGLAACSSSNKTDIEKVPDKSAQALFTDARTALDSGLYQRAIQILSAIDSRFPFGPISHQVQLDLIYAYYKSGNSAQGIALADRFLRLNPDHVNLDYVYYMRALINISTEENLFQELAGIDRSDRDPTAAREAFKDFKTILTELPQSKYAADARKRMIGIKSRLAKYELTVARFYMKRDAWASAANRGKYIVEYFSPSQEVEQALEIMIECYDKLDLMDLKINAKQVLAANYPNNKFLTR
- the glnB gene encoding nitrogen regulatory protein P-II, which codes for MKKIEAIIKPFKMDDVREALSEIGITGMTVSEVKGFGRQKGHTELYRGAEYMVDFLPKVKLEIVVTTEQVERCVNAIIETAQTGKIGDGKIFITDVERVIRIRTGEEDEAAI
- the nadE gene encoding ammonia-dependent NAD(+) synthetase, with the protein product MDPQLIINEMRVLPQIDAVFEIKRRIEFIKKTLKTAGLKNLVLGISGGVDSSTCGRLAQLAIDELNAEERIANNNSTSPYQFIAVRLPYGVQADEDDAQLALDFIQPTHSLVTNILNAVNGIHIETLNALNQANILSADDAQIDFSKGNAKARSRMVTQYHIAGIVGALVLGTDHSAENITGFFTKWGDGACDLAPLFGLSKRQVRLLAENLGAPDLLINKDPTADLEELDPGKTDEDALGMSYEQLDDFLEGKPVAAEVQALIINIYQKTQHKRLPIPTIYD